The following are from one region of the Candidatus Methylomirabilota bacterium genome:
- a CDS encoding YCF48-related protein: MTGLYFIDRSEGWVVSSDGEILHTSDGGKHWEVQQGNVGVHLFNIRFWDDKIGYAVGITPYIRGQARQGVIFYTTDGGRSWRKAEGRLPPAHFKSALVDVVILSAQECWAVGQRGAVLRTTDGGKHWEIISIDKPSSAPDFVSAALVEQDRREAILILASKGGLYRIWLDESRK; this comes from the coding sequence TTGACGGGACTTTATTTTATCGATCGATCTGAGGGATGGGTGGTTAGCTCGGACGGGGAGATCTTACACACCAGCGATGGCGGGAAGCATTGGGAAGTGCAGCAAGGCAACGTGGGGGTGCATCTCTTCAACATAAGGTTTTGGGATGACAAGATCGGTTATGCTGTTGGCATTACCCCTTACATTCGCGGGCAGGCGCGACAGGGAGTAATCTTCTATACTACAGATGGTGGCCGAAGCTGGCGGAAAGCAGAGGGAAGATTGCCCCCTGCGCACTTTAAATCAGCTCTGGTCGATGTCGTCATCCTTAGTGCTCAAGAATGCTGGGCTGTCGGGCAGCGAGGGGCAGTTCTTCGAACCACGGATGGAGGCAAACACTGGGAAATCATCAGCATCGATAAGCCATCGTCAGCGCCAGATTTTGTCTCAGCCGCCCTGGTCGAGCAAGACAGGCGCGAGGCGATCCTGATCCTTGCGAGCAAGGGTGGACTGTACCGCATCTGGTTAGACGAATCGAGGAAATAG